TCCTGGGGCGCACCGACCGTGACGGCTGGTTCCGGCTGCTCCTCGCCGAGCTCCTCGGCCGTCAGGTCGCGCCGGCCGTCGAGCTGCCGCTGAACCTGACTCCGGTGGATTACGTGGCGCGGGCCATCGCGCGGCTCGTGCTGCGGCGCGAGAGTCTGGGGCACGCCTTCCACCTCTTCAACCCGACCTCGGGGCGGCTCGAGCAGGTGCTCGCCTTCGTGGCGCAGAAGGGGCACGCCATCCAGCGCCTCCCGCTCCCCGCCTGGCGCGAGCTCGTCGGGGGGGGCGCGGGGCAGCCGGCGGCGAGTCTCTTCGCGCAGCTCCTGCCGGCGCTCCTCCGGCCCGAACTGGTCATCGACCCGGAGGCCTACGACCTGGCGAAGAAGATCGACGGGGCGAATGCCGCGCGCGGGCTCGAGGGCTCGGGGATCGCCTGTCCGCGCCTCGACGAGACGCTTCTAGAAACCTACTTCGCTTATCTCGGCCGGCAGGGCTGGCTCGGCTCGTAGGTCAGGGCCCGGCTAGTTCCGGGGTTCCGGGTCCGCGTCGTGTTCCTGCGCCAGCCCGAGCCGGCGGAGGTCGACCGGGTTTTCGAGCAACCCCTTCTGCTGGGCGATGGGCATGACGTAGATCGCGAGCTCGGCGAAGACGTTCACGTCGGGGCGGAGCATCTTCAAGATCCCTTCGTTGGTGCTCATGCCCACCACCACCACGGCGACCTCGGAGAAGGCGCGCATCCGGTGCTGGCTCAGGACCCCGAGGAGTCTTTCGGCCACCTTATTCATCTCCAGCTCGGCGAGAGAGGCCAGCCGGAAGGTGTCCGAGAAACCAGCCAGGTCTCGAGAGAGCGCCTCGGTCACGTCCACGCGACGTTCGGTCAGATAGCCGTGGTACTTGCGCAGGTGGGAGGTCCACTCGGCCTGGGCCCCGCTGATCAGGCACTTGTAGAAGTCGAAGAGCTGGAGGAGCACCGGCTCGTTGAGCTCGGTGATGAGGCCCACGTCGAAGATGGCCACCTCCCCGCGCTCGGTGACGAGGAGGTTGCCCGGGTGCAGATCGGCGTGCACGAAGCCGTCCTCGAAGACCATCTTGAGGAAGGCCCGATGAAGGATCGTTCCGATACGCTGCGGGTTGTGAGACTCGAGGCGGTCGACGCGTTCTCCCGTCAGAAACTCGAGCGTCAAGACCCGGGGGCTCGAGAGCTCGGGATAGACCTTGGGAAAGAGGACCTCGGGCATGCCGTCGAAGTTCGCCCGGAAGCGCTCGTAGTTGCGGACCTCGGCACGGAGGTCGGTCTGGTCGAGGATGGCCTGCATGAACTGGCGCATGTGCCCGAGCGGGTCGCCATGCTTCATCTTGGGGTGCAGGTTCATGAGGTGCGCGGCGCCGAGGAGCAGGCTCGCGTCGAGCTCCACGCGGAAGCGGATCGCCGGGCGCAGCACCTTCACGGCCACCGGCGTGCCGTCCTTCAGGTGGGCGCGGTGCACCTGGGCCACGCTGCCGGCGGCGAGGGACTGCTCTTCGAAGTCCGCGAAGAGCTCGCCGAGCGGTCGCCCGAGGTCGCGCTCGACCGTGCGGCGCACCGCGCGAAAGCCGAAGGGAGGCACGGCGTCCTGCAGCTTGCGCATCTCCTGGATGAACTCGGGGGGGAAGAGATCGGGGCGCGAGCTCAGCACCTGCCCGAGCTTGATGAAGGTGGGGCCGAAGAGCGGCATGGCGAAACGCATGACGCGCCCCTTCAGGCGCCCTGCGGCCGCGCGTCGGCGCTCCTTGCCGGGCAGGAACAGGATGCCCAGGCGACCGAAACCAAGGACCAGGCCGAAGAGAA
This portion of the Deltaproteobacteria bacterium genome encodes:
- a CDS encoding AarF/ABC1/UbiB kinase family protein — translated: MSSRLLRLAVLPLRALQLFVMGLLFGLVLGFGRLGILFLPGKERRRAAAGRLKGRVMRFAMPLFGPTFIKLGQVLSSRPDLFPPEFIQEMRKLQDAVPPFGFRAVRRTVERDLGRPLGELFADFEEQSLAAGSVAQVHRAHLKDGTPVAVKVLRPAIRFRVELDASLLLGAAHLMNLHPKMKHGDPLGHMRQFMQAILDQTDLRAEVRNYERFRANFDGMPEVLFPKVYPELSSPRVLTLEFLTGERVDRLESHNPQRIGTILHRAFLKMVFEDGFVHADLHPGNLLVTERGEVAIFDVGLITELNEPVLLQLFDFYKCLISGAQAEWTSHLRKYHGYLTERRVDVTEALSRDLAGFSDTFRLASLAELEMNKVAERLLGVLSQHRMRAFSEVAVVVVGMSTNEGILKMLRPDVNVFAELAIYVMPIAQQKGLLENPVDLRRLGLAQEHDADPEPRN